In Neosynechococcus sphagnicola sy1, the genomic stretch TGAATTAAATGCTCCAAGATTCCGGAGATCGAGGAAGTAAAGAGGTTGCTTTTCTCCATCCAATGTTCCCGTGTCTGGGTTTTCCCAACTAACAACAGAGTTGAACTATTTTAGGGTCTCAACTCCCCGAACAACAGAGCGCTAGACTATTGACTAACCTGAGGGATGATGGGTTACTCACCGTTGGCATCGCAATCATGGTCAGATGAACTCGACTGGGCCAGACTAGCTCACTCGAATGGATAGCTTTTACCCCTGAAGCATTACTAATACGCATGATGCCAGATTTTTTATGGTTTTTTGAATCACTGCTTGATCATTCCTGCCCATTTCCTGACACGGAGCTATCCCAACCCCATTAATGCTGGACTGCTATCCCATCAGCGAAACTGCGCCACCTGAGGTGTATCTGTGAGCGACTCTGGTTCGGCAGCTGACATTAATTATCTGACCCCAAACTGGTCTGCCCGTCTGGGATCTGACTATGCCCTGCATCGGTTCGAACTCTGGTTTCAACCCGTTTACCATCTGACCTTGGGAAATGTTTTCCATAACGAGGTGCTGCTGCGCTGGCGAGATCCCCAGGATGTCCTCCAGCCGCCCGCAGGATTTTTGCCTGCGATCACGGCTGCCAATCTCCTCTCAGAACTGGATCGACTGGTGATTCACCGCGTCATCTACCTGCTTCACCGACAACCCCAGCTGCGATTGTCGGTGAATCTTTCCCCCACAGCCCTTGAGGATACAACCCTGTGTGGTTATATTCGCGAACTGCTGGTGCATTTTCAGGTAGAGCCAGAGCAACTGCGATTGGAGTTAAATGAAGCCATCTTATTACAACAGTTTACCCCCGCCTTGCAACTGATTCGCCACCTCAAGTCCCTCGGCTGCCTGGTGTTGGTGGACAACTTTATCAAGGGTGAGTTGCCCTTGTATTGCTGGTGTCGGTTGCCCATTGATGCGGTCAGTATTGACCAGCAATTGATTCAAGCCTCCACTACTCACCCTGAAACCCAAGCCTTTGTCCGAGCCGTCGTTCAGGCCAATCGAGCCTTGGGTCGCTTAACAATTGCTAAGGCTGTGGCCGATGCACGGATGCTCAGAGCGGCTCAAGCTTGTGGCATCGACTGCACCCAAGGCTATTACACTAAAGCACCCAGAGATCGCCCCAGTCATACTCTTGCCATGGTCTTGATTCTGGTGCAACTGATCATCCTCCTGGTTGCCATTGTCCTTGGCTTCTATGCCTTGAAAACATTCCTGGGGATTGATCTGATTCCTGGAGAGCATACCTGGGATATGGTTACTCATTGGTTTGCCGATCCCCTGGGAGAACACTAGCTCTGTAATAGGACTTTGGTATTAATGCAACGAACATTGAGGTAGGGTTTACAGTGCTTGACGAATCTAAATAATTTTATTTACAAAAAGCA encodes the following:
- a CDS encoding EAL domain-containing protein; the protein is MSDSGSAADINYLTPNWSARLGSDYALHRFELWFQPVYHLTLGNVFHNEVLLRWRDPQDVLQPPAGFLPAITAANLLSELDRLVIHRVIYLLHRQPQLRLSVNLSPTALEDTTLCGYIRELLVHFQVEPEQLRLELNEAILLQQFTPALQLIRHLKSLGCLVLVDNFIKGELPLYCWCRLPIDAVSIDQQLIQASTTHPETQAFVRAVVQANRALGRLTIAKAVADARMLRAAQACGIDCTQGYYTKAPRDRPSHTLAMVLILVQLIILLVAIVLGFYALKTFLGIDLIPGEHTWDMVTHWFADPLGEH